Proteins from a single region of Streptomyces canus:
- a CDS encoding integrase, which translates to MSDSQKAVEPVVIPVVPARPEEYDAATRAALDHIDHQAVRTVADGRPSSTRRSYAQDWTSWTKFCADSGVPMLAVTPGTLVMFVEWLWTQPGGRKGTCTAPSTIDRRISGTVVSARAEHGVRLEDGVARLARNRLKQLVKEMEERGETRGRGQAPPLLVEHLVKISAACPDNLRGIRDRALVLMHFAVAGREHELAFNRVRDYAETPGGIQADLRVSKVRPRVVPVPYGSRPSICPVRAWQAWKEAADLTDPDGYAWRRLHNRWHTVMESGLQPESIGDIVTRAGERAGIEIRFTGHSPRRGLATSSRLKGHDQIVIAKQGGWAPHSKVLAGYLEVVDQWEDNALLGVL; encoded by the coding sequence ATGTCAGACAGTCAGAAGGCGGTCGAACCGGTCGTCATCCCGGTCGTGCCGGCCCGCCCCGAGGAGTACGACGCCGCAACCCGAGCCGCGCTCGACCACATCGACCACCAGGCCGTGCGCACCGTCGCGGACGGCCGCCCGTCGAGCACCCGCCGAAGCTACGCCCAGGACTGGACGAGCTGGACGAAGTTCTGCGCCGACTCCGGGGTGCCTATGCTCGCCGTCACCCCGGGCACGCTGGTGATGTTCGTGGAGTGGCTGTGGACCCAGCCCGGCGGCAGGAAGGGGACGTGCACCGCGCCGTCGACCATCGACCGGCGGATCTCCGGCACCGTCGTCTCCGCCCGCGCCGAGCACGGCGTGCGGCTGGAGGACGGCGTCGCCCGCCTCGCCCGCAACCGGCTCAAGCAGTTGGTCAAGGAGATGGAGGAAAGGGGGGAGACCCGCGGCCGAGGCCAGGCCCCGCCGCTGCTCGTCGAGCATCTGGTGAAAATCAGCGCCGCCTGCCCAGACAACCTCAGGGGCATCCGCGACCGCGCCCTGGTCCTCATGCACTTCGCCGTCGCCGGCCGCGAACACGAACTCGCTTTCAACCGGGTCCGCGACTACGCGGAAACCCCCGGCGGCATCCAGGCCGACCTGCGCGTGTCCAAGGTCCGCCCCCGCGTCGTGCCGGTCCCCTACGGCTCCCGGCCCTCGATTTGCCCGGTCCGTGCCTGGCAGGCGTGGAAGGAGGCCGCCGACCTCACCGACCCGGACGGCTACGCCTGGCGCCGCCTGCACAACCGCTGGCACACCGTCATGGAGAGCGGGCTACAGCCCGAGTCCATCGGTGACATCGTCACCCGGGCCGGTGAGCGCGCGGGGATCGAGATCCGCTTCACCGGCCACAGCCCCCGCCGCGGCCTCGCGACGTCTTCCCGCCTGAAGGGTCACGACCAGATCGTCATCGCCAAGCAGGGCGGCTGGGCCCCGCACTCCAAGGTGCTCGCCGGCTACCTCGAAGTGGTCGACCAGTGGGAGGACAACGCCCTGCTCGGTGTGCTGTAG